The genome window AATCGGAGATGTACTCACGGAAATATTGTGCCTGCCCGTCATAGTTTTCCTCAACGTGTACATCCAGTTTCAACGGAAGCTGAGAGTATGCCGTGTATTCGTTGCGGGGCAGTACGTTGTGCGTAACCATGTTGTATAACACGGTGTTACGGCGTCGGATAGAATTCTTTGGATGCAGAATTGGGTTGTAATAGGTCGTTGCTTTCAGCATACCTACCAATGTTGCAGCCTGGTCAACAGTCAGCTTTGAAGGGTTGGTGTTGAAATAAGTCTTGGCAGCTGTCTTCACTCCAAAAGAGTTGTTGCCAAAATCAACGGTGTTGGCATACATCGTCAGAATCTCTTTTTTGGAATAGATGAGTTCTAACTTTACAGCAATAATCCATTCCTTGCTCTTCATAATGAGCATGCGCAAGCCTGGAACGTGTCCTAAAAGACCAGAGGAATACTGCGTGCGGACACGAAACATATTCTTTGCCAACTGCTGTGTGATGGTTGAAGCTCCACGTCCGCCACCACGGGTCACAGCATCCTTGATTGCACCACCTATGCCCATGAAATCAATTCCATGGTGGCTGTAAAATCGTTCATCCTCTGTGCTGATAAGTGCATTCCAAAAAGCAGAATCTACCTCTTCGTATTTTACAGGTGTACGGTTCTCTTTATAGAATCTACCGATAAGCACGGAATCAGCACTATAGATTTCTGATGCAGCGTAAGTTGGTGGAGTCTTGATTTCAATAAAGCCTGGCGATTTACCAAACAACCAGAGGAAATTGATGTCGACCATACCCAAATATAGGAAGATGGCGACAAAGAAAGACACAATTCCCACTGCTACTTTTGTGTACCAGGCACGACCTTTATAGAGATTAGCATACCAGGGGAAGAAATGAATAATCCCACGGATGATACTCCTAATAAACTTAAAGAATTTCTTTACCATTGATTGACAATCTTCGTGTTGATAATTCTCCTTGTTAGAATTTGCTCTAAACAATCTTTATAAGAAGGCATACTACCTTTATACAAAGGTACTTATTTACTTGTATTCGATAATGTTGTATGGATATAATTTAAGATTTCTTCAACGTTGTCGGGGCTGAACCATCGGAAAGCTACATCTTTTTTGTACCATGTGAGCTGTTTCCGGGCGTATCGCCGTGTGTTACTCTGTATCTTGAATATAGCTTTGTCGAGTGTGGTAAGTCCGTCAAGGTACTCAAAAAGTTCCTTATATCCTACAGTGTTGAGAGAGTTCAACTCACGTTTTGGGTAGACGTGTAGTGCTTCCTCTATCATTCCTTGGTCTATCATCTGTAGGACACGCTGGTTGATTCGGCTGTATAATTCTTCCCGGTCACGGTTCAATCCTATCTTGATGATGTTGAACGGGCGTTTCTTTACGGTATTTGAACGGAAAGAAGTGTATGTTTTTCCTGTCTGTATACAAATCTCAAGCGCATGGATAACACGTCGTTGATTGTTCCTGTCAACTGTTTCCCAGTGCTCTGGGTCAAGTTTTCGTAACAGCTTGCACATCTCTTCCAGCCCTTCTGTTTCCAACCGTTGCATCATTTTTTCCCGTATCTCGGGCAGGATGGTCGGTATGTCGTCAATGCCTTTGCACACAGCATCAATGTACATCATTGAACCACCAGACAGTAATGCGATAGGGGAGTGCTGGGCATTAATAATCTTCAGCACATCCTGTTCATACAGACTTGCTGAATAGTAATCTTCCAAATGGTGGCTGCCAACGAAATAGTGTTGCACACGTTGCTGCTGCTCTGCGGTCGGTGCAGCCGTCCCTATGGGAATCTCTGAGAAAATCTGACGGGAGTCAGCATTGATGACAGGCACACCAAAGTGTTCGGCGATATGGAGAGTAGCCTCTGTTTTGCCAACTCCTGTTGGACCAGTGATGACAATTAAAGTTTTGTCTTGCAAGCTGATGTGGAATGATAAAAAACCTTTTTAAGCTCCTTGAACCAATAGATTGTAACCTAAGGGATGTTATTTGCCGAAGAAAGAATTGGTAGGAGCTGTTAAAAGGATGACAGGTAATTATAGATGTGATAAGCAGCGGTAGGTGGAATAAGTGAAGAAAGACAGTAATAAGCAACGAAAGGCATTACTTTATTCACTTTTCATCAAGTAATTCCCCATCTCTTTAGGGGGAGGGATGGGTGTTTTTTTACTTTATAATACCACGCTCTGAAGTCTCAACAAAGTCAATGATGTACTGGATTTCCGGCGTAACCTGTAATTCGTTCTTGATTTTCTCAATGTTCTCAGCACGAGTGCCAGTTCCATAAAGGATGCGGTAAGCGTTGTGGATAAGCTCAATCAGTTCGTTGGAGAAGCCACGACGACGGAGACCAATAAGATTGATACCCATGTAACGTGCAGGTTCCTTACCTACTATAATATACGGCGGAATATCCATAGAGAAGCGGCTTCCACCCTGTATCATGACATAACCTCCGATATGACAGAACTGATGACAGAGGATATTGGCAGAGATGATGGCATTATCATCAACTGTAACTTCCCCAGCAAACTTCGTCGAATTACCAATGATGTCACCTGAACCTATGACGCAGTCGTGTGCTATATGCACACATTCCATCAGCAGATTGTTGCTCCCAACCTTTGTTGTTCCTTTTGAAGCAGTACCACGTGAGATGGTAACATTCTCACGGATAGAGTTGTTGTCACCGATTTCGCACAGCGTCTCTTCGCCTCTGAACTTCAAATCCTGAGGTTTTGTTGAAATACTGGCACCTGGGAATATCTCGTTGTTATTGCCCAATCGTGCACCAACGTTGATGGTTACACTATTCTGGAATACATTGTTATCGCCGATAACCGTGTTCTTGTCGATATAACAGAACGGACCAATAATATTGTTGTCACCAAGTTTTGCCTCTGGATGAACAAAGGCCAATGGGCTTATCTGGTTCATGATAGTCTTGTGTTATGTTTATTTGTTCTTTACAATCTGGGCGGTAAATGTAGCCTCGGCAACGACATGGTCGCCGACGAACATATAACCCTTCATCGAACTGATGCCATGGCGGACAGGACCAAGAAGTTCGACGCGGAACATGAGGGTGTCACCAGGTACTACTTTCTGGCGGAACTTTACATCATCAATCCTCAAGAAATAGGTTGACCAACGCTCAGGTTCTTCCACCTGTGAGAGCACCAGAAGACCGCCGCACTGTGCCATAGCCTCTACCTGTAATACACCTGGCATGACAGGCTCTTGTGGGAAATGCCCCTGAAAGAAAGGTTCGTTGCTGGTTACATTCTTGATGCCAATGATGCTTGTCGAACCCATTGCGATGACCTTATCCACCAACTGCATTGGATAACGGTGTGGTAGAAGTTCACGAATGCGGATGTTGTCCATCAATGGTTCATCATTCGGGTCATATATAGGTGCCTGCACCTCATGCTTTCGGATTTCCTTACGCATAAGGCGGGCAAACTTGTTGTTGACTGTATGACCGGGACGGGTTGCAATGATACGTCCCTTGATAGGCTTTCCAATCAGTGCCATATCACCGATGATGTCAAGCAACTTATGACGTGTACACTCGTTATCCCATTGCAAAGGCTTGTGCTGGATATAGCCAATATTGTTGGCATCCATGCGGGAAACCTTCAGAAGGTCAGCCAATTGGTCGAGTTTCTCCTGTGAAACCTGCTGTTCATAAATAACAATAGCGTTATCCAGGTCACCACCCTTGATGAGGTTAGCTTGCAGCAATGGCATAATATCACGTACAAAGACGAATGTACGGGCAGGTGCAATCTCTGTTGCATAAGTGTCAATGTCGTCCAATGTTGCAAACTGACTGCTGATGAACTTGGAGTTGAAATTGCACATGGCAGTAATAGAAAACTGCTCGTCAGGAAGAATCGTGATGACAGAACCGTTATCATCCTTGATTT of Prevotella fusca JCM 17724 contains these proteins:
- the miaA gene encoding tRNA (adenosine(37)-N6)-dimethylallyltransferase MiaA; translation: MQDKTLIVITGPTGVGKTEATLHIAEHFGVPVINADSRQIFSEIPIGTAAPTAEQQQRVQHYFVGSHHLEDYYSASLYEQDVLKIINAQHSPIALLSGGSMMYIDAVCKGIDDIPTILPEIREKMMQRLETEGLEEMCKLLRKLDPEHWETVDRNNQRRVIHALEICIQTGKTYTSFRSNTVKKRPFNIIKIGLNRDREELYSRINQRVLQMIDQGMIEEALHVYPKRELNSLNTVGYKELFEYLDGLTTLDKAIFKIQSNTRRYARKQLTWYKKDVAFRWFSPDNVEEILNYIHTTLSNTSK
- the lpxA gene encoding acyl-ACP--UDP-N-acetylglucosamine O-acyltransferase; translated protein: MNQISPLAFVHPEAKLGDNNIIGPFCYIDKNTVIGDNNVFQNSVTINVGARLGNNNEIFPGASISTKPQDLKFRGEETLCEIGDNNSIRENVTISRGTASKGTTKVGSNNLLMECVHIAHDCVIGSGDIIGNSTKFAGEVTVDDNAIISANILCHQFCHIGGYVMIQGGSRFSMDIPPYIIVGKEPARYMGINLIGLRRRGFSNELIELIHNAYRILYGTGTRAENIEKIKNELQVTPEIQYIIDFVETSERGIIK
- a CDS encoding bifunctional UDP-3-O-[3-hydroxymyristoyl] N-acetylglucosamine deacetylase/3-hydroxyacyl-ACP dehydratase, whose translation is METVKQKTLKGSFSLFGKGLHTGLSLTVTFNPAPENTGYKIQRIDLDGQPIIDAVAENVVDTQRGTVLAKGDARVSTVEHGMSALYAMGIDNCLIQINGPEFPILDGSATMYVDKINEVGIVDQNAPKDYYIIRKKIEIKDDNGSVITILPDEQFSITAMCNFNSKFISSQFATLDDIDTYATEIAPARTFVFVRDIMPLLQANLIKGGDLDNAIVIYEQQVSQEKLDQLADLLKVSRMDANNIGYIQHKPLQWDNECTRHKLLDIIGDMALIGKPIKGRIIATRPGHTVNNKFARLMRKEIRKHEVQAPIYDPNDEPLMDNIRIRELLPHRYPMQLVDKVIAMGSTSIIGIKNVTSNEPFFQGHFPQEPVMPGVLQVEAMAQCGGLLVLSQVEEPERWSTYFLRIDDVKFRQKVVPGDTLMFRVELLGPVRHGISSMKGYMFVGDHVVAEATFTAQIVKNK